The following are from one region of the Salvia splendens isolate huo1 chromosome 2, SspV2, whole genome shotgun sequence genome:
- the LOC121780836 gene encoding stachyose synthase-like yields the protein MAPPNDPAKAIYTSPKPVKNDTVFDLSGGKLSVQNVPLLSEIPAIVTFQSFSSVVKSSSAPAEVFDRALSLSHKGGFLGFSQRTPSDRLTTSIGKFTGRDFVSIFRFKTWWSTQWVGTSGSDIQMETQWIMLDVPEIKSYVVVIPIVDGSFRSALQPGADGHALLCAESGSSSVKAATLGAIAYVHVSDNPYTLMRDAYTAVRCHLGTFRLIEEKAPPPLVNKFGWCTWDAFYLTVEPAGIWHGVKEFAEGGLSPRFLIIDDGWQSINVDGQDPHEDAKNLVLGGTQMTARLHRFKECEKFRKYQGGSIVGSKAPPFNPKKPKMLISKAIELEMVEKARDKAVLAGVTDLTEFEIEINKFQKELDEMYGGGADDKAKSCSGCSCKTEETGMKAFTKDLRTNFKGLDDIYVWHALAGAWGGVRPGATHLKAKIVPCKLSPGLDGTMTDLAVVKIIEGSIGLVDPDQADDFYDSMHSYLAKVGITGVKVDVVHTLEYVSEDYGGRVDLAKAYYKGLSKSLNKNFNGTGLISSMQQCNDFFFLGTEQISMGRVGDDFWFQDPNGDPMGVYWLQGVHMIHCAYNSMWMGQFIQPDWDMFQSDHCCAKFHAGSRAICGGPVYVSDSLGGHDFNLLKKLVFPDGTIPKCVHFALPTRDCLFKNPLFDSKSILKIWNFNKYGGVIGAFNCQGAGWDPKEQRIKGYSECYKPLTGSVHVSNLEWDQKAEAASLGEAEEYAVYLTEAEKIVVSTKESDPISVILQPSTFEIFSFVPIKKIGQDAKFAPIGLTNLFNSGGTIQGLVYDEFVAKIEVKGEGTFLAYSSIVPKKSYVNGVETVFLWSVDGKVQVSIPWYEECGGISNITFVY from the exons ATGGCGCCACCAAATGACCCCGCCAAGGCAATCTACACCTCTCCTAAACCAGTGAAAAACGACACTGTCTTCGACCTCTCCGGTGGAAAGCTCTCCGTGCAGAACGTGCCGCTTCTGTCGGAGATTCCGGCCATCGTCACCTTCCAGAGCTTCTCCTCCGTGGTGAAATCCTCCTCCGCGCCGGCTGAGGTCTTTGACCGAgcactctccctctcccacaagGGCGGCTTCCTCGGCTTCAGCCAGCGCACGCCGTCCGACCGCCTCACCACCTCCATCGGAAAATTCACCGGCCGCGACTTCGTCAGCATCTTCCGGTTCAAGACGTGGTGGTCCACTCAGTGGGTCGGAACCTCGGGCTCCGACATCCAGATGGAAACTCAGTGGATCATGCTCGACGTCCCCGAGATCAAATCCTACGTCGTCGTCATCCCAATCGTCGACGGCAGCTTCCGCTCCGCCTTGCAGCCTGGGGCAGACGGCCACGCGCTCCTCTGCGCCGAGAGcggctcctcctccgtgaaGGCAGCTACCCTGGGGGCCATTGCCTACGTCCACGTCTCCGACAACCCCTACACGCTGATGCGGGACGCCTACACGGCCGTGCGGTGCCACCTCGGCACGTTCCGCCTCATCGAGGAGAAGGCGCCCCCACCCCTCGTCAACAAGTTCGGCTGGTGCACTTGGGACGCCTTCTACCTCACCGTGGAGCCCGCCGGGATCTGGCACGGCGTCAAGGAGTTCGCTGAGGGGGGGCTCTCCCCGCGCTTCCTGATCATCGACGACGGATGGCAGAGCATCAACGTCGATGGTCAAGACCCGCACGAGGACGCCAAGAACCTTGTTCTTGGCGGCACTCAGATGACGGCCCGCCTCCACCGCTTCAAGGAGTGCGAGAAGTTCAGAAAGTATCAAGGCGGATCAATCGTGGGGTCCAAAGCCCCCCCATTCAACCCAAAGAAGCCCAAAATGTTGATCAGCAAGGCCATCGAGCTTGAGATGGTTGAAAAGGCTAGAGACAAAGCAGTGCTGGCTGGCGTAACCGATCTCACCgagtttgaaattgaaattaacaAGTTTCAGAAGGAGCTAGACGAGATGTACGGTGGAGGGGCCGACGACAAGGCCAAGAGCTGCTCCGGCTGCTCTTGCAAGACGGAGGAGACTGGTATGAAGGCATTTACCAAGGATTTGAGGACTAATTTCAAAGGACTGGATGATATATATGTCTGGCATGCATTGGCTGGTGCGTGGGGTGGGGTTAGGCCCGGGGCGACTCACCTCAAGGCTAAGATCGTGCCTTGCAAGCTCTCGCCGGGGCTCGATGGGACCATGACGGATCTTGCCGTCGTCAAGATCATCGAGGGCTCTATTGGCCTCGTCGACCCTGATCAAGCTGATGACTTCTATGACTCTATGCACTCTTATCTTGCTAAAGTTGGGATCACAGGAGTCAAAGTGGATGTTGTTCAT ACACTTGAATATGTAAGTGAAGACTATGGGGGCAGGGTTGATCTTGCAAAGGCTTATTACAAGGGTTTATCCAAATCCCTTAACAAGAATTTCAACGGAACTGGTCTTATTTCCAGCATGCAGCAATGTAATGACTTCTTCTTCCTTGGAACTGAGCAGATTTCAATGGGAAGAGTCG GGGATGACTTTTGGTTCCAAGATCCAAATGGCGATCCAATGGGAGTTTATTGGCTACAAGGGGTCCACATGATCCATTGTGCCTACAACAGTATGTGGATGGGACAATTCATCCAACCAGATTGGGACATGTTTCAGTCTGACCATTGTTGTGCTAAATTTCACGCTGGATCAAGAGCTATTTGTGGAGGCCCAGTTTATGTCAGTGACTCTTTGGGAGGCCATGATTTTAATCTTCTGAAAAAGCTAGTTTTCCCAGATGGAACAATCCCTAAATGTGTGCATTTTGCTCTCCCAACCAGAGATTGCCTCTTTAAGAACCCCCTCTTTGATAGCAAGTCCATCCTCAAGATTTGGAATTTCAACAAG TATGGAGGTGTCATCGGGGCCTTCAACTGCCAGGGCGCTGGGTGGGACCCCAAGGAGCAGAGGATCAAGGGTTATTCCGAGTGCTACAAGCCACTCACCGGCTCAGTCCACGTGTCCAATCTTGAGTGGGATCAAAAGGCCGAAGCAGCTAGCCTCGGGGAAGCCGAGGAGTACGCTGTCTACCTAACTGAGGCAGAGAAGATTGTTGTGAGTACAAAGGAATCGGATCCTATTTCGGTGATTCTGCAGCCGTCCACGTTTGAAATCTTTAGCTTTGTCCCGATCAAAAAGATCGGCCAAGATGCTAAATTCGCGCCCATTGGCTTGACCAATTTGTTTAACAGTGGAGGGACGATCCAAGGACTGGTGTACGACGAGTTCGTAGCCAAGATCGAGGTTAAGGGTGAAGGTACATTCTTGGCGTATTCTAGCATTGTCCCTAAGAAATCGTATGTCAATGGAGTTGAGACTGTTTTCCTATGGTCCGTAGATGGGAAGGTGCAAGTTAGCATTCCTTGGTATGAAGAGTGTGGAGGAATTTCTAACATAACTTTTGTGTATTAA